In Tenrec ecaudatus isolate mTenEca1 chromosome 9, mTenEca1.hap1, whole genome shotgun sequence, the DNA window gttgagaaccgctgccttaagtGATTAAGATACAGGAATCAAGTGGAAAGGGTTTTACAAACTGGGAAAATGAGTGAGTTTTGGTGAAATCACGGTTAGAAAATGTTGAACCGCAGTCTTggattaaactttttattgttgtCTTTTTAAGCTGCAAATGGTGTGGTCTTAGCAACTGAAAAGAAACAGAAGTCCATTCTGTATGATGAGCGAAGTGTACACAAAGTGGAACCCATCACCAAGCATATAGGCCTGGTGTACAGTGGCATGGGCCCAGATTACAGGTACTTATGCCATCCTGTCTTGTTTTGGTCACCGTATCATGAATTGCTTTTGCTTTGAAAATAAAAGTCCAAAAATACTTTTCATTTCCTAactcttattttaaaagaaatcttgGTAGTGCTCTGCTGCTAACACAGTTCAGCGTTTTGAACCAACCGGTCATTCTGTGGGCGAAAAGActgggcaatctgctcccattgaGATGaactccactgccatcgagccgactCCCAGTCAtgttctagggcagggtagagcggtCCCATCGTTTTCCAAAACTAACTTTTAACTGTTAACACATTGAACCGCTCGTAGCTGAACGCCTGGTACTGCGTGCTCCTGATGTAAAGACTGCCTCACAGCCTAGGTAAAGCGATGGGGCCTGTGTGCGAGTTGGAATGCACTCGAGGgcgtgcagcagcagcagccaggcaCTGTAAAGATGATACAAGTAGCACCTGTCAGCCTGGCGGGTCCTTCTTCACAGAGGACTAAAACCCTCGAGGCTCCTAAGGGCTGCAGACTGTGGGCCATCAAGATTCAGGTGTTCCTATCAGTACTCCCTTCCCCTTTCACTGGGAAAATACAGATAGGCATTGCCTAAAATAGTAATCAAAGCTGCCCTAGTTCTTACTGCTATTACCTCTGGGAATCATCCAGAGTGGTTTTGAGCTATCTCATTGGTATTATTAATACAGTATGTGTAACAGTGTTGCTATGCATCTGATTAGATAGGTTAATGAGGTGATGGGGGAGATGGAGTGCTTTAATTAATTCTTTTCTTCTTTGCTAGAGTACTTGTACACAGAGCTCGGAAATTAGCTCAGCAGTACTATCTGGTTTACCAAGAGCCTATTCCCACAGCGCAGCTGGTACAAAGAGTAGCTTCTGTCATGCAAGAATACACCCAGTCTGGGTAAGTTCTTATTTCTTGACATGGATTATGAATTGAAAAAAGCAAAAGTCATTTTAAGAGTAGATGTGAGTCGGAGAGTGCTTACTCTATTGGTATTTATGTAACAAGTCAAGAAAGTCCCTATGATGAGAGCTGATCTTAACCGAGTCAAGAATCTGTTCGCTGAAGATTGGGAAAATGTCCTCTTCGCGTCACAGTGAGAGCCCATCTAGAAACAGCATTCTTTTGCCAGTGACGAGTACAGTTCTTGATGAACAGATAATGGTTGCTGCTTTCAACCATTTCTTTCCTAGCAGAAGAGCTTATAAGCAATAACACTTTGACACATATTCATTTAATTTCAGCATTCTTAAATTGGTGTGTAAATGGGCCTAAACTGCTTTAAAGGTGGTTGGTGACTCAGAATGTAGCCAGTGGAAAAGCCATGTTAGCTgaaagttgtcattttgttaagaCACTTAAGTGCTACTCCTCAATACATATTTTACCATTTACCGTATATACGCAAataaatataagccaacccaaataacagccaaagcacctaattttaccataaaaccaGCATTAGAAATGTGCTGGGAAACTCAGcttcttatacacgagtatatacagtaacccAAAATTGTTTGACTGTTGCTTTTCTATACCATAAAGAAAGAATTATTTTTACTCAGATAACTATCAGCCAAAATTTCAGTAAACTTAGAAGTTTAGTCGAGTATACACGACATCTGCTTTGCTTTGAAGTACTAATGAATTCTTATTTTAGGATTTTATTACAATACAGAAGCCAAGTAATTGTCATTTTCTCTTCTTCAGTGGTGTACGGCCATTTGGAGTTTCTTTACTAATTTGTGGTTGGAATGAGGGACGACCTTATTTATTTCAGTCAGATCCGTCTGTAAGTATTATGAGCTGTGGCTGAGGAGTTTGTTTAAGTACTTTGTGAATATCTAATAAAAATAGATTAAGAGTTTAAATTTGAGCtgtatttttcccttttcttttgtaCTTGAAAAATAGTTCAAACTTTTAATTTAGCCTGGTAAGGAATCTACATTAGTTCTGCCTTCCCTGTTTTCCTGTCATGTTCATTAACTTCACATATTTGAATGGAAGGGCTGTTGAGGTTGTTGTTAGCAACTCTTACGTCTATAGGGTTGTAGCACTTTGCAGAATATTGCTAGTGAACTTGTGCATTATTTGGAGCTACCCTGATAGTGTGACTCCTTGAACCAAAGCATTGTGGATATGTTGggttgagcattttgaaaatcatGGATCTAGTGTCTCGATGAGTTATCTGCTCTAAAGCAGACCAGCCGTGTCAGAAGGCATGCATTCGTAAAGTATGTAATATTCTACATCTGTCTCATTTTCCTTGAAGAGCACTTTAGGCAGTCAGGATTAGGCATTGATCTTTCATAATAGGCCTGATCAAAACTAAGTGTTGATTGATCATTACATAATTACAGGTTCATCCACGTTCAACTTTATGGTCTAACCTAAAatctgaaagagaaaagaaaagtaaTTTCCCTTGTTCAGTACTTAAATTTGAAAAATACTatgagtatttttaaaatatattaaaatgtgagtatatttttataaatgtggTTTTACAACTGGCACAACTAATACATATGAACTACAGTTGCTTTCATTCTAACATTAAATATAAAAAACTTGGGATATTTTTAATGACAAGCCATCTTTTTATTGATATATTAATTGATGATCAATTACCATTTTTCAGATAGCTCTAGTACACATTTTTAGATCCACTCATTTCTATTAATCTGAACTCTTACTCATGATTATTTAAGTTAACCTCAGTTTCCTTTAACTTTTTTGGACATAATTTTGTACAGTAAattgtacatagttcaaatgtataATTTTTATGCACGTCAATGGATGTACGTCCCTGAGAAAATTGTCACCACAATCTGTAGTTTCCATAACCCCCAGAAGCGGCCTTACACCTCTTTTGATGCCTCACTCTGGCCTTCATTAAAAGCAGCCGGTTCTGGTTCTGTAAGGTATATGCTATTCTATCCCAATGTTCTCTCTTGGAATTTAGAGTCAGTTGTAGAGTTAAAATGTATATGTTGTAAGGCAATACAATTACTGTTTCTAATACACTgttctccctcttcccttctgaCTAGGGTGCTTACTTTGCCTGGAAAGCCACAGCAATGGGAAAGAACTATGTGAATGGGAAAACTTTTCTGGAAAAAAGGTATTCTTAGGTGCCTTGGGAAACTTCCTGGTGTCTAGCTACCTTTAAGTTAATGTCATGGGcttaaacatctttttttttttttaaacaaaccttTGTGTTTAAACCTAAttacatgtaaaaaaaaaaaaaagaacaaactctCCCTATCCTTCACTGTAGTACATGGTGgtgatatttaatttttaaggCTCTCTCTGTCTTTTGGTTCTTtcctaaaataaaattttctttttaactactttttttctacaatctcaaaaaaataaaagcattcaTTTTTTGGATAATGAGAAAAGGTGTTCatcaagaaaatttttttaatagttttattggcatataattcataaattatgtaattcagtagttcagtcatttatacagtcaccaccacaaacaattttaagaacattttcttgaactaattgttattagttccccatttcccctcaagcTGCCCACAAGGAACCATTGATCCAGTTCCTGCTTCTGTAGATTTACCCATCACGGACTTCACATGCAGAACAGAAGTTGAGAAATAGCAAGACTAACAGTAACACAACACAACGAAAACCTCAAtcgaaaggaaagcagaaaatattaaaaactagaacaactgtaaaatgggtccaaaagattaaatgaaatgttgcaaaattttaacctaactatagctTCAATAATACACTTTCCAATTCATTGTGCGGGCGATTTGAATCCTTAGTCCATAGTCAGGGGACATTCACCAGAGGCCTAACTCAAGTGTGCTGTTCCTGCTTGCCCccgtcccctcaccccccaccccctaccccaacaCAAGCACgcctttttgtttttaactgaagCAACTTTTGAatgcatcaaaagggagatcaaagaaaaaataattttaacgtAACTGTGTTTGTCATAatggactttacaatgctctgtctgataataggctactcacatccctcaactatgctcagggaattcatcagaggcttaaaGATCCATGTgtgaactctgcaaatggattttgggctaaaaggggggggggaaccccactgccattgagttgatgctgactcatagcaaccctatagaacaggatagagctgccctggtgggtttccaagactaacctacagcagtagaaagcctcatcctccggtggagcacctggtagttttgaactgctgtccttttagttcacagcccaatgtgaaaccacTGTGATCCCATGCTCCTTGGGATATGAAAACTTAGAATGTGGGGATTCAGCACATAGATTTGCAGTGTTAATGTTGAAATTATTAAAACTCTTGGTCTTGAGATGAAATGGTAAAATTAAATAATTGTAGTATCCTAAAACACTTCTTTAATGCTTATATATTAATGATCCTACCAAATACAGATGAAGTTTTAGCAAAAGGAAAATTCCTCTGCTGTGAttttaaatattgaaagatgTCTCCTGAAATAAACTCATTCTGTGATGACACTCTTCATTATGCTGAACCCCCAGCAAGTCTCAGTTTCATTTTGGGACAGCTAaagattgctgtgagttggcatcgagtaGACAGGACAGTGTATTTACCGTTGTTTATTTCAATGAAGTGATTATAAGAACTAATTCTTAACTTAGCAGTTTAAAGagtgtgtttttggtttttttaacggAATCCTTTACTATTGCAAGCAGTGCTTAACTAGTAACAAAAAATACTCAGCAGTGTCATAACAAGAAGGTCACTTTCTGTTTCCAAATTCCTTAGATACAATGAAGACCTGGAGCTTGAAGACGCCATCCATACAGCTATCTTGACCCTAAAGGTTAGTTCCGTCCCTAGCCCTTGGATTTTATGATGGCATTATTGCGATCTGCTTGGGAAATTGAGGGTTTTTCTAACTTTCTCCTTAGGAAAGTTTTGAAGGACAGATGACAGAAGATAACATAGAAGTTGGAATCTGCAATGAAGCTGGATTTCGGAGACTGACTCCAACTGAAGTTAAGGACTActtggctgccatagcctaataaAGACATGACTGAACAATCTGATTTCCTATCATCTATCTACTCTTAACCTGGTTAAAGTATGCTTTGTTTTGCAGGCTTTTTGCAGAATTATTTCTACATGGTTTAATGGACCCGTGTTTTTAAAGTGATACAAATCATAATAAACTGTTAAACCCAACTTCCAGCTTTTTAAGAGTTTGTGCAATTTTAATATAGCTATTTCATGCTTTTATCACACTTGATTTCTGCAAAGCACTGTAACGCTTCAGTCTTCATGCAGTTTCAGTTGAGCTAAATCTTGCTGTCCTCTTACTACCAGATGGTGCCTAAGGATTTTTCAGGCACCTTGAGACGTGGATTAGTGAAATCCTAGGATGCTCTGAGAGATTGCACTCAAGGTAACAGGGCAAAACCATGATGGTGTACAGATTAAAATATTATGTAAGTAAGTAAAAATCAGTTTGTAAATTCTGTAGTTTTCCATCACAAGAAGTTGAAAGTATTTTAAAAGAAGCCCCTTAGATTACATTAGACCGTTTAAACTCAGTGATGAACCTTAAGTGCTAGAAATAAAATCTAATACTTGCAGTTTTAAGTCTGTGGTTTAGGATTACATAAAATTAATGTGATCTTTACTATAGAACCTTGCCTATAAATAAAATCTGTGCAAGCAAGTAAGAAAACCGaagccactgcccttgagtcgatactgactcacagtgaccctgttctaatctaaaggacagagtaaaacaatctttcacaggagcagacagcctcagctttctcttttGAGAGGGTctctgggtttgaactgttggtctctggttagcaacccaatgcctacTATACAAGGCTCCTTTAAGCAAAATCAAATAAAACCCCCATAGACGATGCATAGCAAGTCTATACAGGGTTTCAAAGGCTTTTGAAtcttttatgagagcagatagcctctagTATTCACAGGGAacagcttgtggatttgaaccaccaaccttttcggTTCACAACCTAATAGTTAGCCATCTTAATACTTACCCAGCAgtatctccagggctccttccttcacATAGTCCCAAACCACAAAaagaaactctctgccatcaagtctattctgattcatggtgaccttgcaggacaggatTAAATGGGTTCTGAGTCTGCAGATATTTACAGCAGTGAAAATTTGATCTTTCAGAgcatttggtggttttgaactgctgacctttcagttagtagcccagcTCATAATCCActgtgttaccagggctccttcaagcaATAGGGTATCTAAATTCTGCTTTCGTTGGATGTTCTTTAGTGTTTGATATTTTATAACATCCTAGAGTAACAAAAGACATGTCATTAGCTTGACTCTTCAGCCAAGGAGAATTTAAGGGTTCACTAAGTTCAGAGGAGTAGAGCCTTGGGGACCATTTTATGAGGTTTCTCATTCCATCTATATTGCCATCGTGGAACATCCCCTATTTTAAGATGTTTGTCTTGAAGCATTATCTTACACTATGGATTCACTACCAATACACCATAGTAAAGAGAAGTGGACTTTAGAGTCAGGTGAGCCTTGGTTCTTATTACACCTCTCCCATTTATAACCTTGGTGATCAAGAACTTTCAAAGGACTAAACTTGATTGTCATGGGGAGGCGTGATAGGGATAATATTAGGTACTAAAGTTTAGCTGCCTCAGTTtgcttctcactgccatcaaattgattctaactcatagcggccTTATAGGATGGTAgaattccctgtgggtttccaacactggaaCCTGCATAGAAaagcatctttctcccccagaatacctggttttgaactggtaCCTGGCAGTTAGCTACCCACTAAGCTGAGGCCCTTTTTAATGTCCAACATTAAAATCAGAGGAAGACAAAGGGACTATAAATGCAATTGTATTTCCAGACAAAAGGAAAGTGCATATTTAGATTTTCTTTGAATGCTAGAAGTATTCAACAGAAATGCGTAACACCTGAGAGCGATTTCAGTCTAGATTCTGTAATTTTTCTCATCATTAAACCTGAATGCCAATCCCAACTGAAGTGGACTACATTTCTTGCTATTTTCAGTTTTTTCATTCCTTTAAATGTTTACTTATAACAACGTTACACTTTCTAAGCCACCTAGCTAACCTCTCATTTCTTGGGAAAgtcaggtgtttgtttgttttttttaagctaGAAACCCATTGAATCTATAAAAGTTCCAAAGCTCTTGAATCATGTCTGGCTTACAGATCCTCAAAGTCCCTGGCATCGAGTCCATTCCTACTCATGGCaggcctgtaggacaggatagaaccggccccgtgggtttctgaaggaagtagaaatcctcatcgatCTTCCGAGAGAGCTtgtggttcaaactgccaactctgCTGTTAGCCCGCCATGGAACCACTCCACTACCAGACTCCCTTTTGATCTTACTGAAGATTATAATTCTAAGGTTCTTAGCCTTTCCTGCTTTTGAATCTGCCTTTCACCCTTACAAGCTTCATCTCCATGCTCTCTATCCTTTCCATGTCCCGTTTCTTCACTGAACGATTGAGTGCATATTCGCAAAGCAATTCTTAGCAAAAGgaagtagaaaaaaatgcttaAAATGTGCCtgttaatactcagttcccagctgCTTGCCCTCAGCTCTCCTCAGGTACCTTACAAAGCCAGTGGGGCAGGGGTTCAAGTGCTCTGCCATGAACTCACCacccgctctgcaggagagacaTGGAATGAACTCCATAGCACATTTGGAGGAATTCCAAACAAGGAATTTGGTTTGGTTCCTA includes these proteins:
- the PSMA2 gene encoding proteasome subunit alpha type-2, with amino-acid sequence MAERGYSFSLTTFSPSGKLVQIEYALAAVAGGAPSVGIKAANGVVLATEKKQKSILYDERSVHKVEPITKHIGLVYSGMGPDYRVLVHRARKLAQQYYLVYQEPIPTAQLVQRVASVMQEYTQSGGVRPFGVSLLICGWNEGRPYLFQSDPSGAYFAWKATAMGKNYVNGKTFLEKRYNEDLELEDAIHTAILTLKESFEGQMTEDNIEVGICNEAGFRRLTPTEVKDYLAAIA